The Microbacterium phyllosphaerae region CCCGCCGTTCACCATCACAACAGGGAGTTCCTCGTGATGTACAGAAAGCCCGCGGAAGGTTTCGAGGGAGATCTTCGTGGTCTGGAAAACCAACACACCATGCTCTTCAAGCAAGCCACGCCAGAAGTTGAAGACCTGACTATTGGCGGACTCTGGAGGGACGAAGACATCTGTGAGCCCGAACTGCCTTCTCAGCTCCCGCGCCCGGACAGGAATGTTGCTCCAGCCGATTGCGCCCCCGTTCAGCTTCCGCTCCGGCCGCCCGCCGAGATCCAGCATGGCGTCTCGGTGCTGCTCAGCTCGACGCATCTCCTTCGCTAGATCGGCGGGGAGGCTGGCATGTGCGCGACCTCTGAAGTCCGCGGTATCCGGCACATCAGGGACAGCGGGCGGGGGCGCGAAAAAGAAGCCGAGCGGTCTGTCGAGCTTGGTGGCGAGGAGCGTGAGCTGCCGAAATGTCGGGAGGGCGTCGCCACTCTCAAATTCTTCAACGCGAGTGGGCTTGACCCCGACGGCGTGAGCGAGGTCTTCCGTGCTCACATGATTGACCTCGCGCGCCCAGCTGAGAGTCAAGGGATTGATGGGCGCTCTCGCCATCGCTCCACCTCCTGGCCCCCGGGCGGGCTGCATGCCGCCGAATGGTTGTCATTCTATGGGTACCCCACCGACGAACCCAGGTGCTCGGGCACTTGAGGCCCACAGACTGCGATCTCAGGCTGTTTCGACGCCTTGCTTTAATGCCCCGTCGTCATCCAGGAAGAGGCCTCAGATCGCGTATCCCTCGACGCGGCCCTCGGTGTTCGGCTTCCACCCGAGCGCCGGCGCGACGTGCGTCGCGAACGATTCGAGCACGTGCAGGTTGTACGCCGGGCCGAGCTGGTTCGGGATCGTCAGCAGCAGGGTGTCGGCAGACATGACCGCCTCGTCGGCGAGCAGCTGCTGGATGAGCACGTCGGGCTCGGCCGCGTAGGTCTTGCCGAACGTCGAACGGTAGCCGTCGATGATGCCGATCTGGTCGGCGTTCTCCTCGCTCCGCAGTCCGAAGTACGCCCTGTCCATGTCGGACACCAGCGGGAAGACGCTGCGGCTCACAGAGACACGCGGAGTGCCGGTGTGCCCTGCCTCTTTGTAGGCGGAGCGGAAGAGGTCGATCTGTTCACGCTGCAGCTGGTGGAACGGCACGCCGGTCGCTTCGGTGAGAAGCGTCGAGCTCATCATGTTGAGCCCCTTGCGTCCGGTCTCCTCGGCGGTCGCACGAGAACCCGAACCCCACCAGATGTGGTCGCGCAGCGTCGGCGACTGCGGTTCGATCGCGAGATACCGACCCGCCCCGACCATGCGGGGGTCACCGGGGGCGAGGCCCTCGCCGTCGATCGCACGGAGGAAGAGGTCGAACTTCTCGCGTGCGATCACGCTTCCCCGCTCGGGATCTTCCTCGTCATGGAATCCGAACGTCTCGTAGCCGCGCAGGGCCGTCTCGGGTGAACCACGGCTCACGCCGAGCGCGATTCGCCCGTCGGCGATCAGGTCGAGGGCCGCAGCTTCTTCCGCGAACTGGAACGGGTTCTCATAGCGCATGTCGATCACGCCGGTGCCGACCTCGATGCGCTTCGTGCGCGCAGCCATGGCCGACAGCAGGGGCATGGGCGATGCCGCCTGCCGCGCCCAGTGGTGCACACGCACCGATGCGCCGTTGACGCCGATCTCGTCGGCGCCCTCAGCGATCTCGATGGTCTGCTTCAGCATGTCTCCCGCGGTGCGGGTCGCCGAACCGGGCACGTCGGCGTAGTGCCCGAAGGAGAGGAATCCGAAAGCCTTCATGGT contains the following coding sequences:
- a CDS encoding XRE family transcriptional regulator, giving the protein MSTEDLAHAVGVKPTRVEEFESGDALPTFRQLTLLATKLDRPLGFFFAPPPAVPDVPDTADFRGRAHASLPADLAKEMRRAEQHRDAMLDLGGRPERKLNGGAIGWSNIPVRARELRRQFGLTDVFVPPESANSQVFNFWRGLLEEHGVLVFQTTKISLETFRGLSVHHEELPVVMVNGGDSPAGRTFTLFHEVAHLINRTSGLCVLRETVDEEAIANNFAANFLMPEAAVRTNLKYADDPFAASEHLARHFKVSNLAAAVRLRRLDFIDDEDLDEVRTASEETWERAREALKQKDGFVPPWRLRYRDLGSSYIGTVARALEDRRVDLVDATYLLNARLPMVEQMLSEYYRTGGAE
- a CDS encoding LLM class flavin-dependent oxidoreductase → MKAFGFLSFGHYADVPGSATRTAGDMLKQTIEIAEGADEIGVNGASVRVHHWARQAASPMPLLSAMAARTKRIEVGTGVIDMRYENPFQFAEEAAALDLIADGRIALGVSRGSPETALRGYETFGFHDEEDPERGSVIAREKFDLFLRAIDGEGLAPGDPRMVGAGRYLAIEPQSPTLRDHIWWGSGSRATAEETGRKGLNMMSSTLLTEATGVPFHQLQREQIDLFRSAYKEAGHTGTPRVSVSRSVFPLVSDMDRAYFGLRSEENADQIGIIDGYRSTFGKTYAAEPDVLIQQLLADEAVMSADTLLLTIPNQLGPAYNLHVLESFATHVAPALGWKPNTEGRVEGYAI